The window GTATATACTTACAACGTAGACGTATCAGATGTAGAAGCCATCCAACAAGCTGCCGCCGCCGTCGAAAAAGAAGTAGGCACGGTAGATTTGCTCATCAACAACGCCGGTGTTGTTGTCGGAAAAGAGTTTGTGGAGCATAGCCATCATGATATCGATTTTACGATGAGCATCAATACGGCTGCTCTGATGCATATTAGCTTGGCGTTTTTGCCTACGATGATTGCACAAGGATCGGGGCACATCATCAACATTGCCTCGGCGGCAGGGTTAGTATCTAACCCCAAAATGGCCGTCTATTGCGCCAGCAAATGGGCTGTGATTGGCTGGTCGGATTCCCTTTGGCTAGAGCTAAAACAGAAACATCCCGGCATAACAGTAAGCACTGTTACCCCTTATTATATCAATACCGGAATGTTTGACGGGGTACGCTCGCCTATCATTCCAATTATCTCGCCAGAGCTTGCCGTAGCCAAGATTTTGCGAGGTATTGAGCGCAACAAACGCTTTGTGCGCATGCCGGGCATTATCTACCTCTTGCCCTTGGTCAAGGGGCTACTCAGTGCCGGCCTGTTTGACTTAATAGTCGGCAAAGGAATGGGGGTATACAAAACAATGACCAACTTCAAAGGAC of the Eisenibacter elegans DSM 3317 genome contains:
- a CDS encoding SDR family oxidoreductase, with product MTKIKDKTVLITGGASGIGRLMGERMLERGAAKLVIWDINDAMMQEVAEAFRARQWEVYTYNVDVSDVEAIQQAAAAVEKEVGTVDLLINNAGVVVGKEFVEHSHHDIDFTMSINTAALMHISLAFLPTMIAQGSGHIINIASAAGLVSNPKMAVYCASKWAVIGWSDSLWLELKQKHPGITVSTVTPYYINTGMFDGVRSPIIPIISPELAVAKILRGIERNKRFVRMPGIIYLLPLVKGLLSAGLFDLIVGKGMGVYKTMTNFKGRKATQKTEVKA